In a single window of the Cupriavidus sp. P-10 genome:
- a CDS encoding class I SAM-dependent methyltransferase — MGDKQSTSNGAGEQAALWNGPSGQAWVAQQALLDQLLQPLEALLVGAVDAGAARHVLDVGCGAGATTLALARSIGARGQCTGIDISGPLVDVARARAQREGVPATFVQADAQTHVFAPGTFDAIVSRLGVMFFTDPVAAFANLRIAAKAGAALRCIAWRGAAENPFMTTAERAAAPLLRNLPPRQPGGPGQFAFGDRQLVRSILEDSGWTAIDITPIDVACALPAHALEDYFTSLGPVGLALRDADAGTRGQVVEAVGNAFRPYMRGQTVHFTAACWMIAARAPTGSETGETGGHG; from the coding sequence ATGGGTGACAAGCAGTCAACGAGCAATGGTGCCGGCGAACAGGCCGCGCTGTGGAACGGCCCGTCCGGCCAGGCATGGGTAGCGCAGCAGGCGCTGCTCGACCAACTGTTACAGCCGCTGGAAGCGCTGCTCGTCGGCGCGGTCGATGCCGGCGCGGCGCGGCATGTGCTTGACGTCGGATGCGGTGCGGGCGCGACGACGCTGGCGCTGGCGCGGAGCATCGGCGCGCGCGGGCAATGCACCGGCATCGACATCTCCGGCCCGCTGGTGGACGTGGCACGGGCGCGCGCGCAACGGGAAGGCGTGCCGGCCACCTTTGTCCAGGCGGATGCGCAAACCCATGTCTTCGCGCCTGGCACCTTCGACGCAATCGTGTCGCGCCTCGGCGTGATGTTCTTCACCGACCCGGTCGCCGCCTTTGCCAACCTGCGGATTGCCGCGAAGGCGGGCGCCGCGTTGCGTTGCATCGCATGGCGCGGTGCGGCGGAAAACCCGTTCATGACCACTGCAGAGCGCGCCGCTGCGCCGTTGTTGCGGAACCTGCCACCCCGCCAGCCGGGTGGCCCTGGGCAGTTCGCGTTCGGCGATCGTCAGCTGGTGCGGTCCATTCTCGAGGACAGCGGCTGGACCGCCATCGACATCACGCCGATCGACGTGGCATGCGCGCTGCCGGCGCACGCGCTGGAAGACTATTTCACGAGCCTGGGCCCCGTCGGCCTGGCGCTGCGGGACGCAGACGCAGGCACGCGTGGCCAGGTTGTCGAAGCCGTCGGCAACGCCTTCAGGCCCTATATGCGTGGCCAGACCGTGCACTTCACCGCTGCCTGCTGGATGATTGCCGCGCGGGCGCCCACTGGCTCGGAGACAGGGGAGACAGGTGGTCATGGCTGA
- a CDS encoding nucleotide pyrophosphohydrolase has translation MPLIDIQNLQQAAYDFGKLRNWGKYHSPKNLAMALSVEVAELVEIFQWQTEEESRQVMSSHKREHVEQELADITIYLTQLVTALGVDLDAAVRAKMEMNARKYPLPE, from the coding sequence ATGCCACTGATCGATATCCAGAACCTGCAGCAAGCCGCCTATGACTTCGGCAAGCTCCGTAACTGGGGCAAGTACCACAGCCCCAAGAACCTGGCGATGGCGCTGAGCGTCGAGGTGGCCGAGCTGGTCGAGATCTTCCAGTGGCAGACCGAGGAGGAGTCGCGCCAGGTCATGTCGTCGCACAAGCGCGAGCATGTGGAGCAGGAGCTGGCCGATATCACCATCTACCTGACGCAGCTGGTGACGGCGCTGGGCGTCGATCTTGACGCCGCGGTCCGCGCCAAGATGGAGATGAATGCCAGGAAATATCCGTTGCCGGAGTGA
- a CDS encoding DUF3322 domain-containing protein — protein sequence MNWSLPADLRAQVQRLWDKGDILRAMVSSVPEEVLFPRRLTLRAPSSGELTERFEAARAWIGELRQMAYFRLEMREFRHRTFGANSMPCAAWIDTLNDAVALLGKRREVERFAAMVAATRATQPLLLPWLTQRPLRALEFHDAWDRLLAIVGWLQRHPRPGVYLRQVDLPGVHTKFVEAHRGVLAELLDLALRPDAIAAQHSGVHQFSTRYGFLDKPMRIRFRFLDRNNRTLPGNAPTHDVTLDTDSFAALAPGVSRVFITENETNFLAFPEVPEGLVIFGAGYGFSLLAGACWLSDCRIYYWGDIDTHGFAILSQLRGVLEHAESILMDRETLMAFEGQWGVEDCQMLRNLPRLNADEQALYDDLRDNRIRKNLRLEQERVGFDWVRAAIGNIAHD from the coding sequence ATGAACTGGAGCCTCCCCGCCGACTTGCGTGCCCAGGTGCAGAGGCTCTGGGACAAGGGCGACATCCTGCGCGCAATGGTCAGCTCGGTTCCGGAGGAAGTGCTGTTTCCGAGGCGGCTGACGTTGCGCGCACCATCCTCGGGTGAACTGACGGAGCGCTTCGAGGCAGCGCGCGCCTGGATTGGCGAGCTGCGGCAAATGGCGTATTTCCGGCTGGAAATGCGCGAATTCCGCCATCGAACGTTTGGCGCCAATTCCATGCCATGCGCGGCGTGGATCGACACGCTGAACGATGCCGTCGCACTGTTGGGCAAACGCCGCGAGGTCGAGCGCTTCGCCGCCATGGTTGCAGCAACGCGCGCTACGCAGCCGTTGCTGCTACCTTGGCTGACGCAGCGGCCCTTGCGCGCGCTGGAATTCCACGACGCCTGGGACAGGCTCCTTGCCATCGTCGGATGGCTGCAGCGGCACCCGAGGCCTGGCGTATACCTGCGCCAGGTCGATCTCCCAGGCGTGCATACCAAGTTCGTTGAGGCCCATCGCGGCGTGCTGGCCGAGCTGCTGGACCTGGCGCTGCGGCCTGACGCCATCGCCGCGCAGCACTCCGGCGTCCACCAGTTTTCCACGCGCTATGGGTTTCTCGACAAGCCGATGCGCATTCGCTTCCGCTTCCTCGACCGCAACAACCGCACGCTGCCAGGCAATGCGCCGACGCACGATGTCACGCTGGATACCGACAGCTTTGCGGCGCTGGCACCGGGTGTCTCGCGCGTGTTCATCACGGAAAACGAGACCAACTTCCTGGCCTTCCCGGAAGTGCCCGAAGGCCTGGTGATCTTTGGCGCGGGCTATGGCTTCAGCCTGCTCGCGGGCGCGTGCTGGCTGTCGGATTGCCGGATTTACTACTGGGGCGACATCGACACCCACGGCTTTGCCATCCTGAGCCAGCTGCGCGGCGTGCTTGAGCATGCCGAATCGATCCTGATGGACCGCGAAACGTTGATGGCATTCGAGGGGCAATGGGGCGTGGAGGACTGCCAGATGCTGCGGAATCTGCCCCGGCTGAACGCCGATGAACAGGCACTCTACGATGACCTGCGGGATAACCGCATCCGCAAGAACCTGAGGCTTGAGCAGGAGCGCGTCGGGTTCGATTGGGTTCGCGCCGCAATCGGAAACATCGCGCACGATTAA
- a CDS encoding helix-turn-helix domain-containing protein: protein MKSLDIAEVAQQAGVPASTLRFYEEKGLIAPIGRRGMRRVYDAGVLERLALIALGRAAGFSLDDIARMFSPEGGPRIDRKLLAARADELDRTIRKLTAMRDGLRHAAVCPAPSHMECPTFRRILGAAAAGAIGGRKKAGVAAR, encoded by the coding sequence GTGAAAAGCCTGGATATCGCCGAAGTGGCGCAGCAGGCGGGCGTGCCTGCGTCGACGCTGCGTTTCTATGAGGAAAAGGGCCTGATCGCTCCCATCGGCCGGCGCGGGATGCGGCGGGTGTACGACGCCGGTGTGCTGGAACGGCTGGCGCTGATCGCGCTGGGGCGGGCGGCAGGATTCTCGCTGGACGACATCGCCCGGATGTTCTCGCCGGAAGGCGGGCCACGGATCGACCGGAAGCTGCTCGCGGCCAGGGCCGATGAACTGGACCGCACGATCCGCAAGCTGACGGCAATGCGGGATGGCTTGCGGCACGCGGCCGTGTGCCCGGCGCCGAGCCATATGGAATGCCCGACGTTCCGGCGGATTCTGGGCGCGGCGGCAGCCGGGGCGATCGGAGGCAGGAAAAAGGCAGGCGTTGCCGCGAGGTGA